The genomic window TGTATTAATTAGCAGAATCTGTCAAATTAGGGGTCTAATATGAAATTTTGGCAGTTTTTGGATCCGGTGACGTAGCTGAGAGATTTGGAACTGGCAAAGTGATTGTAAAAAAATTACTTTTACGTTCATGCTGCTCGCTCTTCTTCTAAATTACCATAAAAATCTAAAACATATTGACTATCCCATAACCAATTGGAGTTATTTCCCCATGGAATTTCCTGTCCAAGAATAGCCTTGACTTTTACATACCCTGTGCCATTAACTTTTGCCAATAGTAAGTTTTTGTAGCAACCACGATATTCTCTAGGCCACTCACTTGGATCATTGTTTGCATCCAACTGAATATTGAAAGATATAATATTTTCTGCTCCTTTTAGATTATCGCTTATATAGACATAGCTATCATAAGTCGGATTTGAGGAATACTTAGTGTAATCTTTATAAAGAATCGAAGAATTATTAGAAACACTTTCAATAGGATACAGTATAGGGCTTCCATTGTTTATAGGGTCAAAAATATCGAAATAGTCCGCAACAAATTCTCTATCAAAAGAAATATCTTCGAGCTTTGTTTCATTTGTCCTAAATCCATACATATAACCTTTATCAGTTTCTGCAATGAATGTTGTCCAGTTTCCTCTCTCTTTGTTATCGAAAGCTTCAGTCGCATTTTCAAAATAAGGTCCTTTGCGGTATTGTTCAGGCTGGTTGAGGATTTCGTGCATCAGATCCTGGGTAAAATAGGGATCTTTTTGAATAGGAGGATTAAAGAATTTACCTTCCTTAGATGCTGGAATAGGAACCATTATCACAGTCGTTCCACTCACTTCGTTTCCGGAAAGGCCACTCACACCTATATTATATATACAATGATATCTTTGAGCTTGACTTCTCCAATCCTTCGCATCCATATAAATAGCATGAGCAAATATACTTCCTATTAGAAAAATAAAAAAACAGCAATAAGCAGCAGATTTCTATTTTTCATTTTATTCACCAATCTTATGTTTTAAAAAATAGAGAGGAGTTACCCTCTAACATACTTTACGAGTCCCATGTTAGTATTCCATCTGAACCAATTATTAAACATGTGGAAAAATTTCCCAATCAATTCTTCGGCTGAAACCGCAGGCAAAGCAATCAATCCTATTATAAAAAAAATACAAATATCATCCAAGATTTCAAATAAACACTAATAAAAGAGTTTAAAAGTTTGTGTATATATAACTTCTGTGTAAATTATCAAATAATAATCATATCTGCCTTTGTAAGAAATGTTACTAAATTAAAAAATAATCTAAAAAACATTATAAGATCTTTTATCTGTAATATTTTGTCAAAAAAGAGATATCATGAGGATAAAAATAATATCCTCAGAATTAAAATAAAACAGTAAATTTTTTATATGACCTCTGAGAAAATTTTAGAGAAGCTGTTTTCCAGCTGCGTCGCCGGATCTGCATTCATAAACTTCCGTGATCTTCATGACGGCAAGGGCTTTTGCAGAGAATTTGTCTACATGCTCCAAATCATTTTTAGCAATTTTCTAAAAATTTGGAACTAAAAATGAAAATATTAGCCCAAGTAAATTTGAAGTATACACCCTATCAGACATGATAATACTCCTTTTGTTTTGTTGTTACAGAATTAAATGCTTCCTGAAGTAAACAGGAATAAATATAATAGGTAAACAACGTACAGGCCTACTGGAATACCGACAGCAAGGGTGGCATTTTTAATTGACATATTTCGCGCGTGTAAAAGTGCAAATACCCATATGTATGCAGACAGTAAGAGGCATAAAATTCCAACTATTTGTGAGGTATAATACAGGGGATTATTTGAGAACATCTGTGTTGTACTTTCAGCTATAAGCTGCGGGTCCTGTAATGAAAAATCTATCGAAGGTGTAAGTTTGTATGTTACAAAAACATTTATTAAACTGCTAAATATTTTTGGCACAAATCCATAACCTACAAACTCTAACGTCCTTTTGAAAGAACCTTTTGATTCAAACACATATGATATTGAATATAAAATTCCAGCTACTATAACCCAGATTAGAAAGACCCAGATCAAACCCCAAATGACACCGAAAAGAATTGCTGTAGTCGATATATATGAACTCATCTCAGAAGGAAGCAGTCCACGCAATTGATTCATAGCCAGAAAACTTGAAACCATTGCAATTACAGCAACTACAAGTAATATCAATACAGGATACTTAAGATCGACATCATTTCTCGACTTTTCCTCGAAAAATGAATTTGGATCAAATAACAGATTATTCAGGTTTAAATTATCCATATTTTTCACATTATTGCATATTATATGTAATGGTTGTCACATGATTAATAAATATTATTATATGTTAATCAGTTTTTTAGATTTTACTTCTTATTTTGTCTTTTATCTTACGACTTAAATCATAATCCATAATCCAAAAAATATGAGCACAAGTCCACTGATTTTTTTCAGATATATTTTATATGAACGGACCTGTTTAGGTAAAGTATAACCCCCTATCAAACCAACCCCAATAAAAGGAGTTAATACTCCGCCACTGAAAGCAAGCAATAGAGCCAGATCATTAACAGTCCCGTTTGTAATAGTCTTGTTGAGAAGTACAAGGAGCATTGGAGCAGTGCAGGGAACTTTTACAAAAGAAAACAATATCCCAAGAAAGAAAACTCCACCCAGAGTGCCTGCATATTTCCTGGCAGAACTCTGAAAATAATTATCCAGAACTACAGGAGATTTCAAGACCCCCAGAAGGTTTAATCCAATGAGAATTACAATGACGCCTGTAATAAAAGAAAAGCTTTCCAAATCTGGAATTGACTTTCGGAATGAAAGCAAACACAAGCCCAATATTAAGTAAGAACCTACCAGCCCTAATCCAAACACTGTTGCACGTACCATTCCACTTTTCGCACTATTGCTCGTCCCTGCAGTAAAGCTTAAAAGAAATCCAAGTATGGCCATCAGGCAGGGTGAAAAACCTGCAAAAAGTCCGAGAGAATAGGCAAATGGCAAATTCAGGTCTGTGTTTATATACTCGATTTCCTGTTCTTTTCTCGTTACCTCTTCTGTAGTATATTCAGTAATATTTTCCTCTTCCACAAGATATTCATCAATTAAAGTTTTTAGCTTTTCTTCAGTAATTTCTTCTTTGGGAATTTTTGTTTCATTGTTTATCACAATAGCCGGGACTTCAAGAAAACCATATTTATTCCATTGGTTGAAACCGTCAGCAGTACTGGTTTCAATTTTTGATATAACAATAGTATTATATTGAGTTTCTATTCGATCGACAATTGGATCGGTTATTTCGCAGTCATGGCAGCCTTTTTGATGAAAATACTGGATTGTGACCGGATCTGCATGAGCTACCGGAATAAATATAAGAGATAAATAAATAATAACTAATAAGGCTGTTATACGAGAGACTCTTTTCATGAAAATCCCTAAAGCGTATCTTTTCGTTTTAGAAGGATGCAGACGTTTATTTTAGATCACTATCGTGTTAATTATTCAATGCAAATTGTTATTCAGTAGATATTTAAATGATAACGGAAACAGTGAAAAATAAAATTTGTGTATTTATTTCTTAAGTCACCATAACATCTTGCTTTCAGCAAGTCGACATTTAACTTTTGATTAATTTCAATGGTGCCGATTTTGAAATAATGCTTTCAAATTGTGTGCAGTTTCTAGGTATACACATGATCGATTATTAATCTCTCATACAAACTTTAATGAATAATTCAGTACTTATATGTGTAGTGGGAGTTGAGCCGCATGTTAACCAATTTTAAACCGAATATAGAGTTAGCGAATGTTCCAAAACGGTACCTTGAAAAATATTTTTTATCTCTAATGTCACTGCCAAAAGTAAGATGAAATGGATAAAATTACAAATAATTGTATGAACCTTAATGTTATTCTATCATTCTTTCCTGATGTTTTCGAGTTCACTACTTATATGCGATTTCATTGGAGTTTCTAGATAATAGTTTTCAATTCCGATACCCTTATAAACTTCGGAGAGATCTGTTATCAAAATTTTATCCACATTATATTCGGATTTAACTAAGAATCCGTCTTCTAGATCTACCCAGTCCTCTCCAGAGATTTTGCCTATTGTTGTTAAATTAATGGTTGAGTTCTCATATTCTTTCTTTGTGTTTGCAGTGAAATTTACCT from Methanobacterium sp. includes these protein-coding regions:
- a CDS encoding YIP1 family protein encodes the protein MDNLNLNNLLFDPNSFFEEKSRNDVDLKYPVLILLVVAVIAMVSSFLAMNQLRGLLPSEMSSYISTTAILFGVIWGLIWVFLIWVIVAGILYSISYVFESKGSFKRTLEFVGYGFVPKIFSSLINVFVTYKLTPSIDFSLQDPQLIAESTTQMFSNNPLYYTSQIVGILCLLLSAYIWVFALLHARNMSIKNATLAVGIPVGLYVVYLLYLFLFTSGSI
- a CDS encoding cytochrome c biogenesis protein CcdA — translated: MKRVSRITALLVIIYLSLIFIPVAHADPVTIQYFHQKGCHDCEITDPIVDRIETQYNTIVISKIETSTADGFNQWNKYGFLEVPAIVINNETKIPKEEITEEKLKTLIDEYLVEEENITEYTTEEVTRKEQEIEYINTDLNLPFAYSLGLFAGFSPCLMAILGFLLSFTAGTSNSAKSGMVRATVFGLGLVGSYLILGLCLLSFRKSIPDLESFSFITGVIVILIGLNLLGVLKSPVVLDNYFQSSARKYAGTLGGVFFLGILFSFVKVPCTAPMLLVLLNKTITNGTVNDLALLLAFSGGVLTPFIGVGLIGGYTLPKQVRSYKIYLKKISGLVLIFFGLWIMI